CGCTCTTATGCCAATATTCTTCCTTATATATTGGTATTTCCTGCAGTAATGGTAATTTTATTATTATATTTATACCCTTTCCTCGCTTCATTTTGGAAAAGTTTTATCAGTAAAGAGGGGGTTTTAAGTTTAGCAAATTATGAGAAAACGCTTCGTTTATATCGGTATGATATTTTATTTACTTTAGGAGTAACTGCACTTAGTACTTTTATTGCTACAGTTTTAAGTATTCTTGTAGCAGTATATTTGAGGTTATCTAAAGGATGGTTAGCTAATAGTGTTGGGATTTTATATAGGTTACCAATTTTTCTTCCTTTTGTAGTAATTGCCCAGATGATGAGAAGTTTTTTGGCTCCCCATGGAATACTGAATCTTCTTTTAGCAAAGCTAAATATGATTGATATTGAAAATCCTTTACAGTTTTTTAATTGGGTTGGCTTAACCTTTGGTTTTGTATGGAAACAAGCACCTTTTATGATATTAATTATCTGCGGGGGTTTTCAGATGATTGACGATTCTTATATAGAAGCAGCAAAAAGCGTAGGAGCAAAATTACCACAGATTATCACCAAGATTCTTATTCCTATGAATAAACCCACTATTCTTATTGCGGTAACTTTAGTTTTTTGTTCTCTGGTGGGATGTTTTAGTTTTCCTTATATGCTTATTGGAGGGAAGTCCCCGGTTACTGTAACTGTAGATATTGCTCATCGTGTAAATTATTTTGGTGATTATGGAGTAGCAAATGCATTAGGAGTTTTTTCATATATTATGGTTAGTTTATTAGCAATTTACTATGTACGAAGTATGATGAAAAAAGGTCTTTATGATTGATGGAGGTTGTTAATGCATAAGAGTGGTTTTAGAAAAACTATTGAAATAATTATATTTTCGGTATTTATATTTTTCCTATTTGCTCCCTTATTGAGTCTGGGGATTTGGTCTGTGGCATTAAGATGGTATTGGCCTCATACGCTTCCTCAAAAAATAGGATTTGATTACTGGTTTCAAGCTTTAGGAATTACTAAAAGTTTAACCCTGGGGGCAGTAAATGTAGTACCAGCTTTTTTGTTAAGTTTAGGCATCGCCATTATTGTAGTTATCATAACCATGGCAATTGCCATTCCGGCAGGTTATGCATTGGCAAAACTTAAGATACCTGCTCTTTTAAAGGGTATTATATTAATATTATTTTTGTTGCCTCGGGCATTCCCTCAACAGCCGGTATTTGTTAATCTAATGTTGATGTTTACCAAAATAGGATTAACCGGAACCGTATTTGGAGTAATTTTAGTACACCTGGTTGTCAGCTTGGTTTATGCAGTTTGGATTACTACAAGTACTTTTAGTTCGATCCCTCCGGAGTTAGAGGAAGCTGCCCGAAGTGTAGGTGCTTCAAGGTTTAGGGCATTTTTAAAAGTAACTTTGCCTATTTCGGCTCCCGGGCTTATAGCCAGTGCGGTATTTGTATTCCTTACTTCAATGGATGAATTTACCGGCACATTTTTTGTAGGGTTACCTTTTGTAACAACTCTTCCGATGACCCTTTATTCAGCGAGCGGGTCTAATATTCAGTTTGCATCAGTAACTGCTATATTATTATTGATTCCTTCAATTCTTTTTATGATAGTGATTCAAAAATTCCTCAAAGCTGAACATTTAGGAGGAATGGGAGGATAAATTTAAGATTAAAAATAATCAGATATTACTCGGAGGTAATTTATTTTATGGCAATTCTTAAAGTAAAAAATTTAAATAAAAATTTCGGAAAGGTAAAAGCTGTTCAAGAGGTTAGTTTTGAGGCAACAGAGGGTAAGGTTTTAAGCCTTTTGGGTCCCAGCGGATGTGGTAAAACGACTACACTTCGATGCATTGCCGGTTTTGAGAATCCTGATAGAGGAGAGATATGTTTAGATGATAGAAATATTACCCCTTTTCCACCTGAAAAGAGGGGTATTGGAATGGTTTTTCAAAATTACGCTCTTTGGCCCCACATGACTGTTTATGGTAATTTAGCTTTTGGTTTGCAAATCAGAAAAGTACCCAAAGATGAAATAACTAAAAAAATAAAGAAAGTATTGGGTATGGTGCAATTAGAAGGTTACGAAAATAGGTACCCCCGACAAATGAGCGGCGGGCAGCAGCAGCGTATTGCTATGGCGCGGGCGCTGGTATTTGAACCAGAGATAATGCTGCTTGATGAACCATTAAGCAATTTAGATGCACAGTTAAGGGAAGAGATGCGTTTTGAATTTACTGAGTTACAGAAAAAACTTGGGATTACTGCGGTTTATGTAACCCATGATCAGGCAGAGGCATTAGTGATTTCTGATAAGATTGTAATTCTTGACAAAGGCAAGATAGT
This genomic interval from Caldisericota bacterium contains the following:
- a CDS encoding ABC transporter permease subunit, with the translated sequence MTNNLKNELAVGKSGIGAGVERPRSYANILPYILVFPAVMVILLLYLYPFLASFWKSFISKEGVLSLANYEKTLRLYRYDILFTLGVTALSTFIATVLSILVAVYLRLSKGWLANSVGILYRLPIFLPFVVIAQMMRSFLAPHGILNLLLAKLNMIDIENPLQFFNWVGLTFGFVWKQAPFMILIICGGFQMIDDSYIEAAKSVGAKLPQIITKILIPMNKPTILIAVTLVFCSLVGCFSFPYMLIGGKSPVTVTVDIAHRVNYFGDYGVANALGVFSYIMVSLLAIYYVRSMMKKGLYD
- a CDS encoding ABC transporter permease subunit; translation: MHKSGFRKTIEIIIFSVFIFFLFAPLLSLGIWSVALRWYWPHTLPQKIGFDYWFQALGITKSLTLGAVNVVPAFLLSLGIAIIVVIITMAIAIPAGYALAKLKIPALLKGIILILFLLPRAFPQQPVFVNLMLMFTKIGLTGTVFGVILVHLVVSLVYAVWITTSTFSSIPPELEEAARSVGASRFRAFLKVTLPISAPGLIASAVFVFLTSMDEFTGTFFVGLPFVTTLPMTLYSASGSNIQFASVTAILLLIPSILFMIVIQKFLKAEHLGGMGG
- a CDS encoding ABC transporter ATP-binding protein, with amino-acid sequence MAILKVKNLNKNFGKVKAVQEVSFEATEGKVLSLLGPSGCGKTTTLRCIAGFENPDRGEICLDDRNITPFPPEKRGIGMVFQNYALWPHMTVYGNLAFGLQIRKVPKDEITKKIKKVLGMVQLEGYENRYPRQMSGGQQQRIAMARALVFEPEIMLLDEPLSNLDAQLREEMRFEFTELQKKLGITAVYVTHDQAEALVISDKIVILDKGKIVQSGSPKEIYSNPKNKFVAGFIAVTSFISGSIDSFAEEKKKVIVKTDDGLVIHGFNNSFDIGQKVSVAMRMNVIKFIQDENKSDKNTVNIFKGKIIQSSYLGNIIDYKIKVGNWEVRTNSDAKYNFKVGEEVTFYLSPEDIIVIRES